tcctcggcTCCTTTTGACGCAACGAAAAACGTCCTGGGTTAccttgtctctctcagttcttgctgtctctctttctctctgtctctctctttttctctctctctctgtctctctctctttctctctttctctctttctctctgtctctctctctttctctctctctgtctctctctctttctctctctctctgtctctctctctttctctctctctctgtctctctctctttctctctttctctctgtctctctctctttctctctctctttctctctctccttctcgctttcgctctctctttctctctctccttctcgctttcgctctctcttcccgtggCTTCGTGAGGCTGTCGTTCCCTCGCTGAGCCTCCGTCcctccgtccttcttccgcctctggcccctgtctttctcttgtccGACGGCTCCGAAAAGCGTTTTTCTTTGCACGCAGACGGCAattcctcgtctccctttctctctcttgtccgCAATCTCTCTCACCACCGATCCCCTTGTTTGTTCCGACCAGACGCACGCACTCCGACTGCGTGCAACTCCTCTCTGTATTGCCGGCACAGCTGCGTGCTGGCGAGCCGCGGGTCGGAAATCTTTCAacttttttgtctttctcgccccaTGCAGCTCTGTGGGGTATCGCTCCGAGGACGGGCGCAAGTTGCTGggctcggcgtcttcgtcttcgctctcgcgggGCGGCGTCCTGCCAGGCGAGGCGTTTAGCTCGCCCTACGGCGCGGGCGACGTGATCGGCTGCGGCATCCACTACCAGTCCAAGAAGATTTTCTTCACAAAGAACGGAATCTGTTTGGGAGTCGCTGGAAAGGCAGATCCTCGCGTGAACTACATCCCCAGCGCCGGCATGCACGGAGCAGCCGAGAAAGTCAAGTTCAACTTCACAGGGCCCTTCCGCTTCGATCTAAAGGCCATGCTCCAGGTGCGAGAAGGTCAccagggagaacgagaaggagaaagaagaccgaggagaaggaaacgaagaggagaataaggaaacgaaggggaGAAtaaggaaacgaagaggagaataaggaaacgaaggggaGAATAAGGAAATGAAGGGGCGAATaaggaaacgaaggggagaatggagaggagaagcacggaaagagagagcgaacaaAGGGGGATTGGTTGTCTCGGCAGAAGTGATCCTCTTTATGTTTCTCTCGGAGTCGTGCCTCTGTTTCCGTTTTGCGCTGAGGCGCGAGCGTCTTGCAGGTTTCCAGAGAGAGCGTCGACGCACGGAGGCATGCGTTACTTTCTCTTGGACGGGTTTGCCTTTCCccctgttttccctctctctccctttgttTCCAGTGCGACATGCTCGAAGAGCGGCAACGAATCAAGGCGGACCTTGAACAAGACGCGAcactcctcgccctcgtctcgcctgcggcgctcACGGAAGTCGTTCGCAGCTAccttttgcatgcagccttTTCGCGGACTCTCGCAGCCTTTGAACGCGCTCTTGCCAGTCGCGACGGCGTCCCAAGAGATACAGACcagggaagcgagaacgcCAGAGTCAAGGCGAatggagagacggaggcgaatggagagacggaggcgaatggagagacggaggcgaatggagaggcggaggcgaatggagaggcggaggcgaatggagcggcggaggcgaatggaggcgcagaggcagGAGCGTCGGATGCGCTAATGGAGACACCTGAAGTCGCCagtggaggcggcgaggaaagaggagacgaagaattGACGATGGGCAGGGGACACTCCGAGTATGACACGGGAGTCGCGCgcgtcgaagaaggcgaagacgcgaggagcagagaggcggcatGCGACGAAGCCGAGGGCAAGGCGGACAGCTCCACTCCAGATGAAACTGACGTCGAGGCAGGTAAGCTTTTGAGTTCGCTCGTGTATTTCGCGTATTTCGCGAAGAcggggagcgaggcgaaacggGAACTGGGAGCACACACAGTGTCTGGAGACGCGCTGTCCAGGCGTGTGCGGGGAGATGCACGTTTCAGGGCCAGCGAGCgctgcagggagagagagagacagagagggatgTGGAGCTCGCCAGCACGTGCGGAGACACTCGCGTGGGGCTCGGGTAACCTCGGGTAGAGTTTATGGAAAGGTCGACACGGGCCGTGGTTCCAAGCAAGCGGGTGAGTGCAAGAGCTTGCCAAAGAAATGGATGCGGCGAGTTgcggaaagaaggagagcgaaacggCGGAGACATACAGAGGCGGCTAGCACCAGGGAGGTTAAGGCAGTCCCAGACCTCGGTTTCGCAAAACCAAGCACGGGAGGGGAGCGCGGcagggagacaagagaaaggagaatcGACGGGGCAGTCGGTTTGCactcggcgaggaagcagggagacacagagagaggacgagaaaggatTGATGATGCGCACCTGAGCAGAAGTTGATGAGGCTTTTTCACGCCAGGGATTTGCGTCGATGACAGGAAACTGTggggttttctctcttcgggGCAGACAACACACAAGCacacagaaggaagggaTCATCTCCACCGTCGACTCTCGCATATTTCAAGGAACGACGTTTTCGAGGCAGCAAACGGGGCGGCTGCGCATGTCGCTCCAGCGAGGCCGCGTGTGCCGCTCTCTACGTTCTcgcgtcgttttccctctttctcgagAGCCACGGAAATCGACGGAGAAAAACTTGTCTTGTGTTGTCTCTGTCCGATGCTTTTGTCTGTACGACGGCGCACCGTCGACGCGTTCGTCTTTAGCACTCCagttggggggggggggtgtaCAGCAATCAAAAAGAACTCACTTGTCTGCATCTCACAACTGGCGTCGTGTTCAGTAGCCTAGGTACGCTaggctgtctctgtctaTTCGGAGTGAGTTCGACCCGCACCTTTTTTAACTGGATGAAAGTGAATGTtttcttccacgtcttcagagcggcgaggcgggtCGAGACGCCGACAAGCCTCAGGTTCTGCTCCGACTCGGAGAGCTTTCAGCATATCGTTTCGGCCTTCCGCgtccgtctccgctgcgcctctGACCTCCCAGCTGGCTTCGGCCTTttggcgaaaagagagagaagaaggccttGCCGGCGAAGATCTCTCGATGGGAGAGGAAGGTTCCAGCGACCAGCAAGACGACGAGGTGAGTTCGAAAGAAactttcttccgttctcgccttctctggtgCCGGTacgcttctccgttttcagcgctctttctccctcgtctgtcgttcttctctctcttctcccccgtctgtcgttcttctctctcttctcccccgtctgtcgttcttctctctcttctcccccgtctgtcgttcttctctctcttctcccccgtctgtcgttcttctctctcttctcccccgtctgtcgttcttctgtctcttctcccccgtctgtcgttcttctctctcttctcccccggctgtcgttctctctcttctcgcccttcgctgATTGACACGCTTTTCGGTTTTTTGCTTTTTCAGGCTTCTCTGCGGGGACGCGAACGGAGCCCGAGTGTTCACACAACCCCCGAAAGCACGTCgattcttctcgcttctctttcaaAGCGGAAAGGTACCTCGAATGCAACAAGGgttccccccttttcctcaTCCACTTCTCTGAGTTGCTCCTGCGCcgcgtgttctctctttgcctctcgctttccctctgctcccccctcttcttctctccttctttagcacgttttccctcgcgttttccttctttttcttttcacgCATCGAGTGTGCGGTCCACGCTCTTCTCAGAACTGAAGCAAGCGATCGTCGACGGACAGTCGGGCGCCGCTGCGGAGATTTTGGAAAGCTGGTTCCCTGCGGTCTTCTCCAGAGCGAAAAGCGAAGACTTCCAGGTCTGCTGGCAGCACGGACGGGTCGGACCAAGCCTAAATATCCTGTCACCACAAACGCGTGTAactccatatatatatatatatatatatactgtcGGTGTGTATGGAGGGATGAAGTTCATCTCTTTCGCGCGTTTGTCTAGGCCTCCTCTGTATGATTACGCATGTGATTCGCCCTTCGTCGTCTATTTGctgttctcccttttccgtctctctctctcttttcgtctctcacgtgcctcggccttcctccgtcttccgcgcctcaCATgtgcttcgcgtcttctctctggtccATGTCGAGACAccccttcgttctctcttctcgcttcacatacttttttctctcctcttttctcgtttcgctctctggtCCTCTTGACTGACTGGTCGCCTCGCTTTGCGCCTACCCTTCTTCGCgattctctcctctgtgtctccaaaTGTGGTTACGTGTGGGGAGtctccgcctgtctcctctctcctctcctgacGCCTCTATCGCCTTTCCGACGTTCTTGTATTGgtttgcttctcctctttccgtctATCTCTCTGCACGACGTTCGCCTGATGTTCCTCCCCAccgtcctgtctcttcagtgtctgcctgtctcttcagtCTCTGTGTTTGCCGTGTTCTGATCTCGGCTGCGGGTTCTTCAGGACAGCTCGTTTGCCCTGTCGCTCCTCTACACGCAGCAGTTGATTGATTTGCTTCGGCCGCCCGAGAGAAACGTGGCGGCAGCGCTCGCCTGGATGAGAACGAGGCTGGCCAGTCTCTTGCGCGACGCCTCTCCGCATGTGCGACAGGCCGTAACAGTAGGTCCATAAAAAgcccgcgagaagagcagggaagcagagagacagaccgaagaaggggaaggcggcgtTTCGATGCAGAACGCACAGATGCCCTTCACGAAGCAAGGGAGACGGTCAGAGGTCGGTGCGAGGCTGgacgggaaaaagggaaacccAGACCTgtgggaaagaagaggaagaaacggaggaggaagaggagggagaggaagaagacgaaacgaaagagaagaggaaggagaagacaaagaagaaggatAAGCCGGAAGTGTGGTACTCGTTTTTCAAGGGTCGGTCGATTTGTGCAAGGCAAGCGAGGCAAAGGTGCGGGGATTTCTTTTTCGActagagaggagacagcaggcagAAAGAACGTGCGTGATTTGAACCTTTTGCAGGAATGCTGCGGCCTCCTCGCCTACGCAGAACCTGAGAAAAGTTCCCTGGCGGCTTTCTTCGATGTGAACCGACGGACTGTGGTGGCAACAGCCATCAACCGATGCGTGCTTCGTGAGTCGCGCTTCGTCTTTTGTCGCTCcaccttctccttttctcttttacttcttccttcgtttttaccgtctttgcttttctgcgACTCGTTGTGCTTTCCGAGGGTCTGCGTacgtgtctcgccttttcgtcttcgtggGTCGCCGcctttcgctcctctcttctctctcttcttcctgtttctctccgtttccgatgtacccttcgcttctcctctcggtcTGTATAAATCTTTGCTTCGTTTCGGGACCACATCTCCCTTTCCAACTCTTGCtggtctctccttcctttgtTTCCCTGTCCTTgcggcgtcttcgtttccgtgtctcccATCTGTCGACACTCTGGCGGCTCTggcgcgttctctttcttctccgtagaatccgtcttctctccttccttttcagTGTGTCTGCTGTCGGATCCCCTCTCGAACGCACGCGGCCGTTGTGTATGCACGTCCCCTAGTGTTCCGACCGtgttctcgcctttcttctccctttctcatCTCGGTTTTACGCCGCTTtccatttcttcttcacgcgttctgtcgcctcgcgcgttttcctcagGTCACCACCTGCAAATCTCCTGCTGGTCGCCCTTGGAGATCCTTGTCAGGCACCTCGTCGCGTGCAGGTGCGCCTTATATAAGCCGAAGTGGCTTCGAGACTCCCCTTCCACGTGTTGTTTTGAAACTGCTTTCCCCGCACGCTCCGTCTATTAGCCGACACCTCTGCCGCCACTCTATATTTCGTTCAAAGAGGACGATTCGGCGTCAAAGTCGACTTCTCGAAAAATCCGACAAATACTACGCGGTGGCGTGGTctccccccccacccccagctcttgtctttcttgctGGTCTCACTGGCTTTTTGTCCACACACTTCGCGTTTGGTGTCGCGTTTGCGTCACCTTCCACATCGCGTCTCTTCGacagcctctctctggccgAAAACGCCCTcgattctttttctcgggtttCAAAGGTTTCTGTCGCGGgttctcccgcctctttcttcgcatTTGTCTCCCCTCGGCGTACTGCatcctcccgcctctctccccctcgtGTTGGTCTCcgcttgtctccttttccggtTTGGTGAATTCGCGTtcgctgtttttccttttgtTTTCAGGCAACTGCTTCGGGAGGCGTGCGGCAATCGAGGGGCCGTCCCGACACCGAGTTTGTTTTGCTACCCTCCTCCcatgcgtcttctcctgcAGCCTTCGAAGCCTCAGCTGAATGGTCAGACCGCAAAGCGCGAGGCATTGATTGCGGActacggagaagaagacctCGTCGAACTCCCGTTAGTCTACAGTCCCTAGGCTAGTCGGCCCCAAACGATCGCTTATCCTCTTCTCCATTGATGCATGCACTGATTTAGACCCTCGAGGAAGGACGGCGCTTCTCCGATTCGCCCAGCTCCAAGGGCCCTGAGCCGGagtccgtgcatgcacatctgGAACCCGCGTTCTCAGGATCGTCCACAggcaaacggagagaacaaacCTAGACACGaatgcacacatacacacacatctatGAAGGGACATGTAAATGTGTGCGAGCATAATATATAGTGTCACATGAttatacttatatatatatatatatatatatatatatgtaactGTGTTTATATGGAGATATG
This region of Neospora caninum Liverpool complete genome, chromosome Ia genomic DNA includes:
- a CDS encoding arabinogalactan protein, related, whose amino-acid sequence is MTVAPPSRGGDSVSAPVLSSSSSSSSSSSSSSSSSSASSSSSSSSSSVSSSSSSVSFSSFCGRDPSLRAASVLDGVSRHLFWRPSSGPLALNCRKLPHYVRILPDGLTALYAGRGDYTDVGVVQAEKPAATTCAVYYFEVKILAASSTPHICVGVTTKSAALTKQPGIEPNSVGYRSEDGRKLLGSASSSSLSRGGVLPGEAFSSPYGAGDVIGCGIHYQSKKIFFTKNGICLGVAGKADPRVNYIPSAGMHGAAEKVKFNFTGPFRFDLKAMLQCDMLEERQRIKADLEQDATLLALVSPAALTEVVRSYLLHAAFSRTLAAFERALASRDGVPRDTDQGSENARVKANGETEANGETEANGETEANGEAEANGEAEANGAAEANGGAEAGASDALMETPEVASGGGEERGDEELTMGRGHSEYDTGVARVEEGEDARSREAACDEAEGKADSSTPDETDVEAERRGGSRRRQASGSAPTRRAFSISFRPSASVSAAPLTSQLASAFWRKEREEGLAGEDLSMGEEGSSDQQDDEASLRGRERSPSVHTTPESTSILLASLSKRKELKQAIVDGQSGAAAEILESWFPAVFSRAKSEDFQDSSFALSLLYTQQLIDLLRPPERNVAAALAWMRTRLASLLRDASPHVRQAVTECCGLLAYAEPEKSSLAAFFDVNRRTVVATAINRCVLRHHLQISCWSPLEILVRHLVACRQLLREACGNRGAVPTPSLFCYPPPMRLLLQPSKPQLNGQTAKREALIADYGEEDLVELPLVYSP